A single window of Anaerocolumna chitinilytica DNA harbors:
- the arfA gene encoding arabinosylfuranosidase ArfA: MKKSTISIDKHFVVGDVDKRIYGSFIEHLGRAVYEGIYQPGSPFADEQDLRKDVVKLIKELNVPVVRYPGGNFVSGYHWEDGVGPKAERPEKIDLAWNVIETNQFGLNEFMDWTKKADTTAMMAVNLGTRGAEDAKNIVEYCNLDCGSYYSNLRKKHGYEKPHDIKLWCLGNEMDGPWQMGHKTASEYGRTAAEAGRIMKMVDPSIELVACGSSSLTMDTFGTWEDTVLSECYDQVDYLSLHQYYGNQANNTPDFLANTVAMDKFISSVISICDAVKAKKRKNKSIHLSFDEWNVWYHSHEQDQKLERWVKAPHQLEDIYNFEDALLVAGMMITMLRHADRVKVACLAQLVNVIAPIMTSDTGAWKQTIYHPFALISNYGRGTVLNTIVDTPIYESTHGDAPYLDCVCLMNEEEDTVTLFAVNKDLESPMEITCDLRQFSGYRVKDHVMLTHSDLKAINTEEHPENVAPVKADGAKIENGVLTAVLCDKSFHVITLGK; this comes from the coding sequence ATGAAAAAGTCAACTATAAGCATTGATAAGCATTTTGTGGTAGGGGATGTTGATAAACGTATCTATGGTTCATTTATCGAACATCTTGGACGTGCTGTATATGAAGGTATTTATCAACCGGGAAGCCCTTTCGCCGATGAACAGGATCTGCGTAAGGATGTAGTTAAACTCATTAAGGAGTTAAATGTTCCCGTTGTACGCTATCCTGGCGGAAACTTTGTATCCGGTTATCACTGGGAAGATGGGGTTGGGCCTAAGGCTGAACGCCCTGAGAAGATAGATCTTGCCTGGAATGTGATTGAGACCAACCAGTTCGGCTTAAATGAATTCATGGACTGGACCAAAAAGGCTGATACTACTGCCATGATGGCTGTCAATCTTGGAACCCGCGGCGCAGAAGATGCAAAAAACATTGTGGAATACTGTAATTTAGACTGCGGAAGTTATTACAGCAATTTAAGAAAGAAACACGGATACGAAAAACCTCACGATATCAAACTGTGGTGCTTAGGCAATGAAATGGATGGTCCCTGGCAGATGGGACATAAAACTGCTTCCGAATATGGCCGTACTGCTGCTGAAGCCGGACGAATCATGAAAATGGTGGATCCTTCCATCGAATTAGTTGCCTGCGGCAGTTCTTCTCTAACTATGGATACCTTTGGTACCTGGGAAGATACGGTGCTATCCGAATGCTATGACCAGGTAGATTATCTTTCTCTTCATCAATATTATGGCAACCAGGCTAATAATACTCCTGATTTTCTTGCTAATACCGTTGCTATGGATAAGTTTATCAGTTCGGTAATCTCTATCTGCGATGCAGTAAAAGCGAAAAAACGCAAGAACAAATCCATTCACCTTTCTTTTGATGAATGGAATGTATGGTATCATTCTCATGAACAGGATCAGAAACTGGAGCGTTGGGTAAAAGCCCCTCATCAGTTGGAAGATATTTATAATTTTGAAGATGCCCTTTTAGTTGCAGGTATGATGATTACAATGCTTCGTCATGCTGACCGTGTAAAGGTTGCGTGTCTTGCCCAGCTTGTAAATGTTATCGCACCAATTATGACTTCGGACACCGGAGCTTGGAAGCAGACTATTTATCATCCATTTGCACTTATCAGTAACTACGGCCGAGGTACTGTTCTGAACACGATTGTAGATACCCCTATCTATGAGAGTACCCACGGTGATGCACCCTATCTGGACTGCGTATGCCTTATGAATGAGGAGGAGGACACTGTAACTTTATTTGCTGTAAATAAAGATTTAGAATCACCTATGGAAATCACCTGCGACCTTCGCCAGTTCTCAGGTTATCGTGTGAAAGACCATGTAATGTTAACCCATTCCGACTTAAAGGCTATCAATACGGAAGAACATCCTGAGAATGTAGCTCCTGTAAAGGCTGATGGCGCTAAGATTGAAAATGGTGTTCTTACTGCAGTATTATGCGATAAGAGCTTCCATGTAATTACCCTTGGAAAATAA
- a CDS encoding helix-turn-helix domain-containing protein — MITVEYCGYHTHNPDRDTILRPYGSESYLFLLILSPMTFYFQNHNPVKVKPGACILYSPGKYQHYQAENEFFNSYVHFYCKPEDIRGYEIKKNHIFYPDNTEDLNWLLKKIYQEFINGLSKSEDMLDLYVRELFVLLHRGRLREVIPDEQRKGIYPELLSLRQQVLGNCEQPWSVEQMCRILNIGKSQLYKYYEDFFHSTPKKELVQARLQKAKYLLKNDAVTVNQAAYESGFNNICYFNRMFKLQCGCTPGEYRGQKR, encoded by the coding sequence ATGATAACAGTGGAGTACTGCGGATATCATACCCATAATCCTGACCGGGATACAATTTTGCGTCCCTACGGCTCAGAAAGCTACCTGTTTCTGCTTATTCTGTCACCTATGACATTTTATTTTCAAAATCATAATCCGGTAAAAGTAAAGCCCGGAGCCTGTATCTTGTATTCACCGGGAAAATACCAGCATTATCAAGCAGAGAATGAGTTTTTTAACAGTTATGTGCATTTCTATTGTAAGCCGGAAGATATCAGGGGATATGAAATCAAAAAGAATCATATTTTCTATCCGGATAATACGGAGGATCTTAACTGGCTGTTAAAGAAGATATATCAGGAATTTATTAATGGCTTGTCAAAATCAGAAGATATGCTGGATTTGTATGTGCGGGAACTTTTTGTACTGCTGCATAGAGGTCGGCTAAGGGAAGTAATACCTGATGAGCAAAGAAAAGGTATCTACCCCGAACTTCTAAGCCTTAGGCAGCAGGTACTGGGAAACTGCGAGCAGCCCTGGAGTGTGGAGCAGATGTGCCGTATACTTAATATTGGGAAAAGCCAGCTATATAAATATTATGAGGACTTTTTTCACAGCACGCCTAAGAAGGAGCTGGTTCAGGCAAGACTGCAGAAAGCAAAGTATTTACTGAAAAATGATGCCGTGACTGTGAATCAAGCAGCCTATGAGTCCGGTTTTAATAATATCTGCTATTTTAATCGAATGTTTAAGCTGCAATGCGGTTGTACACCCGGAGAGTACCGGGGACAGAAACGGTAG
- a CDS encoding glycosyl hydrolase family 18 protein yields the protein MNIKAEKSGTNFKVAGYYPSWEPEKTDRIQYDNLTHINYSFAIPTVNGSLLPLNNPDTAEKIIKQAHKEGVKVLLVVGGWSYQDIPLEATFMEATDTHEKVTKLGNAIIDMAKQYGFDGVDIDWEHPRMEGSSRKQYEELMLYLKGEVDKNQLLLTAAVLSGVTAEGEAIPDTFAQTDTVLGILDWVHVMAYDGGDGIRHSSYEFAVNSAKYWIDTRKMPKEKVVLGVPFYARPSWSAYSDILSRDSDGYNKDVFRNGEVEDYYNGIPTIREKTKWALEHAGGIMIWELSQDTKEDDKSLLRAIGDTVKKQL from the coding sequence ATGAATATAAAAGCAGAAAAGTCGGGAACAAACTTTAAGGTAGCAGGATATTATCCAAGCTGGGAACCGGAGAAAACAGACAGGATACAGTATGATAATCTTACCCATATTAACTATTCCTTTGCTATACCGACGGTTAACGGATCGCTGTTACCGCTTAACAATCCTGATACGGCTGAGAAGATTATTAAACAGGCACATAAAGAAGGAGTAAAGGTGTTATTGGTGGTCGGAGGCTGGTCCTATCAGGATATCCCCCTTGAAGCCACTTTTATGGAAGCCACCGATACCCATGAAAAAGTTACGAAGCTTGGAAACGCTATCATTGATATGGCAAAACAGTACGGTTTTGACGGAGTTGACATTGATTGGGAGCATCCAAGGATGGAAGGCAGCAGTAGAAAACAGTATGAGGAACTGATGCTGTATCTAAAAGGTGAGGTTGATAAGAATCAGCTGCTCTTAACAGCAGCCGTATTAAGCGGTGTTACAGCAGAAGGGGAAGCTATACCAGATACTTTTGCACAGACGGATACCGTATTAGGTATTCTGGATTGGGTTCATGTTATGGCATATGACGGGGGAGACGGAATTCGTCATTCTTCCTATGAATTTGCAGTGAACAGTGCGAAGTACTGGATAGACACCAGAAAGATGCCAAAGGAGAAAGTAGTGCTTGGCGTACCCTTCTATGCAAGGCCTTCCTGGTCTGCGTACAGTGACATACTAAGCCGGGACTCTGACGGCTATAATAAAGATGTTTTCCGGAATGGTGAGGTTGAAGATTATTATAATGGCATACCTACTATAAGGGAAAAGACGAAATGGGCATTGGAGCATGCAGGAGGTATTATGATCTGGGAATTATCTCAGGACACAAAAGAAGATGACAAGAGCCTTCTTAGGGCTATAGGGGATACTGTCAAAAAACAATTATAA
- a CDS encoding GNAT family N-acetyltransferase: MTEADFLRIKDKVAGFTYNSLEYTDYEDIAGYEIKKESDNIILISGFHREADCIHYHWAANEAKQVLDTLGKDSRGLIEFIPDEWVNSFEEEGFIVRDVWKDYFLDSLIDIPVIEACELEEEFLKENESKEASDTTLACKGQSRGFTGQTEEWIKEWLNNTSNEEPVNKAVLVERRGKNKIAGLVCTGIYGLQSKKGPIAWIREVTVIPEYQNQGIARRLIGKALGYCKAFGATRAFLTADECNTYAIHLYESIGFRPGPEKGQIDMIRE; this comes from the coding sequence ATGACAGAGGCAGATTTTTTAAGAATAAAGGATAAGGTAGCAGGATTTACATACAATTCTTTGGAATATACAGATTATGAGGATATTGCGGGGTATGAAATTAAGAAAGAATCGGACAATATAATCTTAATTAGCGGCTTTCACCGGGAAGCTGATTGTATCCATTACCATTGGGCAGCCAATGAAGCAAAGCAGGTACTTGATACTTTAGGGAAAGACAGCCGGGGCTTAATTGAATTCATACCGGATGAGTGGGTGAATTCTTTTGAGGAAGAAGGTTTTATAGTACGAGATGTCTGGAAGGATTACTTTCTGGATTCACTGATAGATATTCCTGTTATAGAGGCTTGTGAGCTTGAAGAAGAATTCTTAAAGGAAAATGAAAGTAAGGAAGCTTCCGATACCACACTTGCCTGCAAAGGACAAAGCCGTGGTTTTACCGGACAGACAGAGGAATGGATAAAGGAATGGCTTAATAATACCTCAAATGAGGAACCGGTAAATAAAGCGGTGCTGGTAGAGCGGAGGGGAAAGAACAAGATTGCAGGCCTTGTGTGTACCGGTATATATGGCCTTCAGAGTAAGAAAGGACCAATTGCCTGGATAAGAGAAGTGACGGTTATACCGGAATATCAGAATCAGGGAATTGCTAGAAGACTTATCGGAAAAGCCTTGGGATATTGTAAAGCCTTTGGTGCCACCAGAGCTTTTCTTACAGCAGATGAATGCAATACTTATGCCATTCATCTTTATGAAAGTATAGGCTTTCGTCCGGGTCCTGAGAAAGGACAGATTGACATGATCCGGGAATAA
- a CDS encoding glutaredoxin gives MKITMYGTEICSDCVQAKKDLADCKDIELVYKNITADTATLKEFLSFRDKEEMFLEVKERGGIGIPFFVLENGKKTFDISDFAELPQKKGDFVHAANYCSIDNPGQC, from the coding sequence ATGAAGATAACGATGTATGGAACGGAAATCTGCTCGGACTGTGTTCAGGCAAAGAAGGATCTGGCAGATTGTAAGGATATTGAACTTGTATATAAGAATATAACCGCAGATACGGCTACCTTAAAAGAATTTCTCAGCTTTCGTGATAAGGAAGAAATGTTCTTGGAAGTGAAAGAAAGAGGCGGTATCGGAATTCCTTTCTTTGTGTTAGAGAATGGCAAAAAGACCTTTGATATCAGCGATTTTGCAGAACTACCCCAGAAAAAAGGTGACTTTGTTCATGCAGCCAATTATTGTTCCATAGACAATCCCGGCCAGTGCTGA
- a CDS encoding CD3324 family protein, with product MSYVNGKEILPENILEEIQKYFGGGLIYIPQPKEERCKWGSRTATKEELEQRNAKIRQRKMEGTPISELMEEFHLSYDSIKRIIYRKN from the coding sequence ATGTCATATGTAAATGGGAAAGAGATATTACCGGAGAATATTCTGGAAGAGATACAAAAATACTTTGGCGGCGGTTTGATCTATATTCCCCAGCCAAAGGAAGAACGCTGTAAATGGGGCAGCAGAACTGCCACAAAAGAAGAATTAGAGCAGCGGAATGCAAAAATCAGGCAGCGAAAAATGGAAGGTACCCCTATCAGTGAGCTGATGGAAGAATTTCATCTTTCTTATGACAGTATTAAAAGAATTATATATCGAAAGAATTAA
- a CDS encoding polyphosphate kinase 2 family protein has protein sequence MNVKKYKFTGEKNFDIRSFDTSDKGDFSGKEDALEVIEKNLELMEEYQDKLYAEGKNGILIIFQAMDAAGKDGAVKHIFSGLNPQGVDVYNFKQPSTEELMHDYLWRAHKVVPQKGKIAIFNRSYYEDVLIAKVHKLYQVQSLPDRCKYEDIIERRYRQIADFEEYLWENGITVIKFFLHISGEEQKKRFMDRIEDKSKNWKFSKGDILERGYWEEYQEAYEKAINATATENCPWYVIPSDKKWFARTLISEVLVKILKEIDPQYPELSREAEKELQECKKMLMEE, from the coding sequence ATGAACGTTAAAAAGTACAAATTTACAGGTGAAAAGAATTTTGATATTAGAAGCTTTGACACTTCCGATAAGGGAGATTTCTCAGGGAAAGAGGATGCACTTGAAGTAATCGAAAAAAACCTGGAATTAATGGAAGAATATCAGGATAAGTTATATGCTGAAGGGAAAAACGGTATATTAATTATATTTCAGGCAATGGATGCTGCCGGTAAAGATGGAGCAGTCAAACATATATTTTCTGGTTTAAATCCCCAAGGAGTTGATGTGTATAACTTTAAACAGCCCTCGACAGAAGAGCTGATGCACGATTATCTCTGGAGGGCTCATAAGGTTGTGCCGCAGAAAGGGAAAATAGCTATCTTTAACCGTTCATATTATGAAGATGTTTTAATAGCCAAAGTGCATAAATTGTATCAGGTTCAGAGCCTGCCGGACAGATGTAAATATGAGGATATTATAGAAAGGAGATACCGGCAGATTGCAGATTTTGAAGAATATCTGTGGGAAAACGGTATTACAGTTATCAAATTCTTTTTGCATATCTCTGGTGAGGAACAAAAAAAGCGGTTTATGGATCGAATAGAAGACAAATCAAAGAATTGGAAATTCTCAAAAGGTGACATACTGGAACGTGGATACTGGGAGGAGTATCAGGAGGCTTATGAAAAAGCAATAAATGCAACAGCAACAGAGAATTGCCCATGGTATGTGATTCCTTCTGATAAGAAGTGGTTTGCCAGAACTCTCATTTCAGAGGTTTTAGTAAAGATTCTGAAAGAAATTGATCCGCAATATCCGGAACTCTCAAGAGAGGCAGAGAAAGAGTTGCAGGAATGCAAGAAGATGCTAATGGAAGAATAG
- a CDS encoding methyl-accepting chemotaxis protein — MTYDSTTEKVVLSDEQYINLFGEFASLFHQALFVQNSVALTDREKFTHYSIGISDMVTGLEGKPFSDKGNIPLVLRTGEQSIGRIPKEIYGVEFKSSSVPIRNTTGNIIGTLTVALSMDSQNALKEVMEELSSSTEELSATSEEIAASSSVLSENISDIVKQTTDITELIEKTNTILGFINQTANTSRILGLNASIEAARAGENGKGFAVVANEIRKMAENSAKAVVDTKQILSSIQEKIKVLLNKTQEISNISLAQASATQEISATVQSLAGDTEVIKTIAEII; from the coding sequence ATGACTTATGACAGTACAACAGAAAAAGTAGTTTTAAGTGACGAGCAGTATATTAACTTATTTGGGGAATTTGCCTCTCTTTTTCATCAGGCTTTATTCGTTCAAAACAGTGTAGCATTAACAGACAGGGAAAAATTTACTCACTATTCCATTGGCATTAGCGATATGGTAACAGGTCTGGAAGGAAAACCATTTTCAGATAAGGGGAATATCCCTTTGGTATTAAGGACGGGAGAACAGAGTATCGGAAGAATACCAAAGGAAATATATGGAGTTGAATTCAAATCATCCAGTGTTCCAATTAGAAATACAACAGGAAATATTATCGGAACACTCACAGTTGCCCTAAGTATGGATTCCCAAAATGCTCTTAAGGAAGTAATGGAAGAACTTTCCTCATCCACAGAGGAATTATCTGCCACCTCAGAAGAGATTGCTGCTTCATCCAGTGTATTGTCGGAGAATATTTCAGATATCGTTAAACAGACAACAGATATAACAGAGCTGATTGAGAAGACGAATACGATTTTAGGATTTATTAACCAGACCGCTAATACCTCCCGAATTCTTGGATTAAATGCTTCCATAGAAGCAGCAAGGGCAGGAGAAAATGGCAAAGGCTTCGCCGTGGTTGCCAATGAAATCAGAAAAATGGCAGAGAATAGTGCCAAGGCAGTGGTTGACACAAAACAGATTCTGTCTTCTATACAAGAAAAGATAAAGGTGCTGTTAAATAAGACCCAGGAGATATCAAATATATCTTTAGCCCAGGCTTCTGCTACCCAGGAGATTTCAGCTACAGTCCAGTCACTTGCAGGTGACACTGAGGTTATCAAAACGATTGCAGAAATTATCTAA
- a CDS encoding methyl-accepting chemotaxis protein: MKKNKTQKLMLKDKLLKNVRGILICTIIALSLLAGIALQISYDSSAFEKRQNFDTEIKTAVDSLISALTVNYQRYENGEITKEEALASSEEIVRNTRYNNGNGYFWADTADGLCVVHMNPDYEGTNRLDAVDKKGTYYIRNVIKAADNGTNFSEFYFTKPNVNGIFKKRAYTAKFEPYGWYISTGNYYDDINKAILTLRFKQSISDIILILVSILSVLIGTKQLNKVISKITEPLTTVTKRLHMLSQGDVYSPGSENITETDETGILANAENNLIKQLQIIVEDITVNLSKISSGDLRISTDKAYTGDFIPIQKSIKDITSYLNEVLLSINQASNQVRGGASQVSDMSRTLADGATEQAGVIEELSASLDEVSYHVEKNTVSVDKASDYIRQINDKSREGNEKMQSLLAAMENIERTSKEIGSINRTIGAIAARTNLLALNASIESARLGNEGKGFAVVAEEMRQLAGQSAAAVNDTETLIETALAAVANGSQNTADTAEQLVKITDMINEFKDIMREIDSESRQQNNELKEITQGIGQISGIIQNNVAAAEECSAFSEDLNTQAVLLFENIDKFTLIENM; this comes from the coding sequence ATGAAAAAAAATAAGACCCAGAAACTGATGCTAAAAGATAAACTTCTTAAAAATGTACGGGGGATATTAATTTGCACTATAATAGCCTTATCTTTGCTTGCAGGAATTGCTTTGCAGATATCTTATGATAGCAGCGCTTTTGAAAAAAGGCAAAACTTTGACACCGAAATAAAAACCGCGGTGGACAGTCTCATCAGTGCTCTTACTGTTAATTACCAACGGTATGAGAACGGAGAGATTACAAAGGAAGAAGCACTGGCCTCTTCAGAAGAAATTGTCCGAAACACTCGCTACAACAATGGTAACGGATACTTTTGGGCAGATACGGCTGATGGTTTATGTGTTGTACATATGAATCCGGATTATGAAGGCACCAATCGTCTGGATGCTGTAGATAAAAAAGGTACCTACTATATAAGAAATGTAATTAAAGCCGCCGACAATGGTACGAATTTTTCGGAGTTCTACTTTACGAAGCCAAATGTCAACGGAATATTTAAGAAAAGGGCTTATACCGCCAAGTTTGAGCCTTACGGCTGGTATATCAGTACCGGAAATTACTACGATGATATTAATAAAGCCATCCTTACCTTACGTTTCAAGCAGTCTATCTCCGATATTATCCTGATACTGGTCAGCATATTAAGCGTGTTGATAGGCACCAAGCAACTTAATAAAGTTATTTCAAAAATCACTGAACCCCTTACAACCGTAACAAAGCGCTTACATATGCTCTCACAGGGTGATGTCTATTCTCCTGGTTCCGAAAATATCACAGAAACCGATGAAACTGGTATTCTTGCAAATGCTGAAAATAATCTTATTAAACAGCTTCAGATAATTGTGGAAGATATTACAGTAAACCTCAGCAAAATCTCCTCCGGAGATTTAAGAATCAGTACAGACAAAGCTTACACCGGTGATTTCATCCCCATCCAAAAATCCATAAAAGATATTACCAGCTACTTAAATGAAGTCCTTCTGTCCATCAATCAGGCTTCTAATCAAGTAAGGGGAGGCGCCAGTCAGGTATCCGATATGTCTCGAACATTGGCAGACGGTGCCACAGAGCAGGCAGGTGTTATAGAGGAACTGTCAGCCTCTCTTGATGAAGTCTCCTATCATGTTGAGAAAAACACGGTAAGTGTAGATAAAGCCTCTGATTATATTCGACAGATTAACGATAAATCCAGAGAAGGCAATGAGAAAATGCAAAGCTTATTAGCTGCCATGGAGAATATCGAACGTACCTCCAAGGAAATAGGAAGTATTAACAGAACCATAGGAGCAATTGCAGCAAGAACCAATCTATTGGCTTTAAATGCCTCCATTGAGTCCGCACGTTTAGGAAACGAAGGTAAAGGTTTCGCAGTAGTGGCTGAAGAAATGCGCCAATTGGCCGGACAGTCTGCAGCTGCTGTAAATGATACCGAGACTCTCATTGAGACTGCTCTTGCTGCAGTTGCCAATGGCTCGCAAAATACTGCTGATACCGCAGAACAATTAGTGAAAATAACCGATATGATCAACGAATTCAAGGATATTATGAGGGAGATAGACTCCGAGAGCAGGCAGCAAAATAATGAGTTAAAAGAGATTACCCAGGGTATCGGCCAGATATCCGGTATAATTCAAAACAATGTAGCTGCTGCGGAAGAGTGTTCTGCCTTCAGCGAAGATCTTAATACCCAGGCAGTTTTACTATTTGAAAACATTGATAAATTTACTTTAATTGAAAATATGTAA
- a CDS encoding prolyl oligopeptidase family serine peptidase, with protein MENLVNLRNEIAEAIGIINPKTISHSEYRLLDSTKEEGYTRQLIEYDSYGDKVIAFLLLPNTLDNNPAILINHQHNREYHLGKSEVCGLTGNPFQAFGPELAKRGFVVLAPDSICFEERRKNTHGIEPLSDDGDFWQYYNEMCYRIIKGDYLMKKVLDDAMNGITLLTNLTYVDNKRIGTLGHSYGGNTVLFLSALDERIAFSCASGSACTYKKRMMNDVGIEMASVIPNFYSKYDIFDLVSCIAPRRLLIVSADDDKYSLDASYIVEKASSAYSELNALHNLYHKRYQGGHGLTKERFNFIIEWIDSNSKPYEG; from the coding sequence ATGGAAAATTTAGTAAATTTAAGAAATGAGATAGCTGAAGCAATTGGAATTATAAATCCTAAGACCATATCTCATAGTGAGTATAGACTACTGGATTCTACGAAGGAGGAGGGATATACAAGACAATTAATTGAGTATGATTCTTACGGAGACAAAGTTATTGCTTTTCTATTGCTTCCGAATACACTTGATAATAATCCTGCTATTCTCATCAATCACCAGCACAACAGGGAATATCATTTGGGAAAGAGTGAGGTTTGCGGGTTAACTGGAAATCCTTTTCAAGCTTTTGGACCTGAGTTGGCAAAAAGAGGATTTGTGGTGTTGGCTCCTGACTCAATATGCTTTGAAGAAAGACGTAAAAATACTCATGGAATAGAACCTCTTTCAGATGATGGTGATTTTTGGCAGTATTATAATGAAATGTGCTATCGAATAATAAAAGGCGATTATTTGATGAAAAAAGTACTAGATGATGCTATGAATGGGATAACATTACTTACTAATCTTACTTATGTTGACAACAAAAGGATTGGCACACTTGGACATTCATATGGTGGGAATACGGTTTTATTTCTTTCTGCTTTAGATGAACGTATAGCTTTTAGTTGTGCGAGCGGCAGTGCCTGTACTTATAAAAAACGTATGATGAACGATGTGGGGATTGAAATGGCGAGTGTAATACCAAACTTTTATAGCAAATATGATATATTTGATTTGGTGTCTTGTATTGCACCTAGACGACTGCTTATAGTTTCCGCAGATGATGATAAATATTCTTTAGATGCCTCCTATATAGTTGAAAAAGCAAGCTCAGCTTATTCAGAGCTTAATGCCTTACATAATCTGTACCACAAGAGATATCAGGGCGGTCATGGACTGACGAAAGAAAGATTCAATTTTATTATTGAGTGGATTGATTCAAATTCGAAACCTTATGAGGGCTAA
- a CDS encoding MerR family transcriptional regulator, translated as MKTVKEMSEITGVSIRTLRYYDEIGLLKPTQLTEAGYRLYDNKSLEKLQQIMFFRELEIPLTDISKIMDNPDYDKEQALLTQKSLLESKRNRLNGIIELITDVMKGVNTMSFEAFSDNDVQKMLDHTLENMSEEILAEQVKKYGSLEKYREYLTLGFQNEHAVADVLKWYGSKEKAVEAVLQSIPNKEEQTQQQAKNVENYKQLMQAKETGNVALEKEAIANLSELYKNMFNLDNARAILLDLAKEYTEYDKLAEATDNQFGEGCAEYTAQAIYRYYGKL; from the coding sequence ATGAAAACGGTTAAAGAAATGTCTGAAATCACAGGAGTTAGTATAAGAACATTGCGGTATTATGATGAAATCGGATTATTAAAACCAACACAATTAACAGAAGCTGGTTATCGACTCTATGATAACAAATCCTTAGAGAAACTGCAGCAAATCATGTTCTTTAGAGAATTAGAGATACCATTAACCGATATTAGTAAAATTATGGATAATCCTGATTATGATAAAGAACAAGCCTTATTAACACAAAAGTCTCTTCTAGAAAGTAAAAGAAATCGCTTAAACGGAATTATTGAGCTGATAACAGATGTAATGAAAGGAGTAAATACAATGAGTTTTGAAGCCTTTAGCGATAATGATGTACAGAAAATGTTAGACCATACACTGGAAAATATGTCAGAAGAAATCCTTGCAGAACAAGTAAAAAAATATGGAAGTTTAGAAAAGTACCGTGAATATCTGACTCTTGGTTTTCAAAATGAACATGCAGTAGCAGATGTATTAAAATGGTATGGGAGTAAAGAAAAAGCTGTAGAAGCTGTCCTTCAATCAATTCCAAATAAAGAAGAACAAACACAACAACAGGCAAAAAATGTAGAAAACTACAAGCAACTTATGCAGGCTAAAGAAACAGGAAATGTTGCTTTAGAAAAAGAAGCCATTGCAAATTTATCAGAACTTTACAAGAATATGTTTAATTTGGATAACGCAAGAGCTATACTATTGGATTTGGCAAAAGAATATACCGAATATGATAAACTTGCAGAAGCAACTGATAATCAGTTTGGAGAAGGATGTGCCGAATATACAGCCCAAGCAATCTACCGGTATTATGGTAAACTCTAA
- a CDS encoding Ntn hydrolase family protein — protein MCTSFAVYSQEKAIYGMNFDAEDIDLKLKINSYNDKNIFHFSGLMENKYIDIAGVNSDGLFICTQAVEYSSGFKSSCNENDWFAFDIFDEVLKKTRKTSEFFEISKRVISYPRNPLFPDLGLHTIIADKSGDAFILEEGNDTNIVSPIHNDFIIMTNFPNGDFKEADYNKVNGIGADRYICAHEYIHNNIHSFGINEAFEVLSKTSREDTRCTIVYEPLKNEIYISFKKDLSRKWKISIMEKTIQSLDGFLSNNKIQFTNEEILVKDLISLYK, from the coding sequence ATGTGTACTAGTTTTGCAGTATACAGTCAAGAAAAGGCTATTTATGGTATGAATTTCGATGCTGAAGATATTGATTTAAAACTGAAAATCAATAGTTATAATGATAAAAATATTTTTCATTTTTCAGGCTTAATGGAAAATAAATACATTGATATCGCTGGTGTTAATAGTGACGGTCTTTTTATCTGTACTCAAGCAGTAGAATATAGTTCAGGTTTTAAATCAAGTTGTAACGAAAATGATTGGTTTGCTTTTGATATTTTTGATGAGGTGCTAAAGAAAACAAGAAAAACATCTGAATTTTTTGAAATAAGTAAAAGAGTAATTTCGTATCCTAGAAATCCATTGTTCCCAGACTTAGGGCTACATACTATTATCGCTGATAAAAGTGGTGATGCATTTATACTGGAAGAAGGAAATGATACAAATATAGTAAGTCCTATTCATAATGATTTTATTATTATGACTAATTTTCCGAATGGGGATTTTAAGGAAGCAGATTATAATAAAGTAAATGGTATAGGTGCTGATAGATATATTTGTGCTCATGAATATATTCATAATAATATTCATAGCTTTGGAATAAATGAAGCCTTTGAAGTTTTAAGTAAAACGAGTCGGGAGGATACTCGGTGTACAATCGTATATGAACCATTAAAAAATGAAATTTATATTAGTTTTAAAAAAGATTTAAGCAGAAAATGGAAAATTTCTATTATGGAAAAAACAATTCAATCATTGGATGGATTTTTAAGTAATAATAAAATTCAATTTACAAATGAAGAAATACTTGTGAAGGATCTTATTAGCTTATATAAGTGA